In Candidatus Sulfotelmatobacter sp., the genomic window TGACCACCCCGGTCTCGGGCGCGCGCTCGCGGAACAGCGTGAGCGCGTCGAGCCCCGACATGCCGTCGAGGCGGATGTCGAGCAGGATGGAGTCGAAGCGCCGCTCTTCGATCAGCTCGAGCGCCTGCTCGGCGCTCGAGGCCTCGGTCACGCGAAATCCCTGGCGCTCGAGCGCGGGGCGCAGCGCTTCGCGAATGCGTTCGTCGTCGTCCACGAACAGAAGGTCCCGCCGATCGTCGGCCATCGAGTCCCCGCCCTCCCTGTCGTGACGGCGTCGCGCGTGCTGCGAGTCTCGAGCCGCGCTCAGCCCGCCAGCGGCAGCATCACGCGCGCACGGGCGCCACCGCCCTCGCGATCCTCGAGCGCGATCCGCCCGCCATGCTCCTGCACGATCGCGCGCACCAGCGCGAGCCCAAGTCCACTGCCGCGCCGCTTGGTGCTCACGAACGGCTCGAACAATCGGCCGCGCAGTCCGGCGGGCAAACCGGGCCCGCGGTCGAGCACCTCCACCATCGCCTCCCCGTTCTCGGGACCGACTCGCACCTCGACCGGCGAGCCCGGCGGACTCGCTTCGCGTGCGTTGAGCACCAGATTGTCGAGCGCCCGGGAGATGAGCATGCGATCCGCCCGGACCGCAAGCGGCCCGGTTCCGGTGACCGAGGCGCTCGCGCCCCGACCTTCGGCGACGCTGCAGGCCAGCGCGGCCAGATCGACATCCTCGAGCTTCGGCTTCGGCAGCCGCGCGTACTGAGAGAACTGCTGCGCCAGCCGGGCGAGGTCTTCGAGGCTGCGCTCCATCGCCGCGAACTCCTCGCGCCGCGCGTCGGCCTCCGCCGCCGGTCCGGAAGCCAGCGAATGCCGCAGGGTCTCGAGGCGCGCGCCGAGCGGCGTGAGCATGCCCTTGATCTCGTGCGCCACGTATTGCGCGACCTCGCGCCACGCCGCCTCGCGCTCGGCGTGCTGCAGCGCCTCGCGCGCGTCCGCGAGCCGCTCAGCCATGGTGTTGAACGACTCGCCGAGCAGGCGCAGCTCGCGCGCCCCCGAGGGCGAGACCCGCACGCTCAGATCGTCCGCCGCAATGCGCTCGAGGGCCGCTGACAGCTCGCCGATCGGGCGCGACATCTCGCGCGCCAGTGCGGATGACAGCACCAGCGCCACGATCACCAGCGCAAGCCCGAGCCCCGCGACCAACAGCCACGTGTACTTGCGCTGGAGCGCCACCACCACGCCGAGCTGCTGGTAGTGCGCGGCGCCCTCGGCGACCGCCTCGCCCTGTTTGAAGAAATCCGGCGCCATCCACCACCCGAGCGCGATCGCGACGTCGGAGCCGGCGGGCGCCGCGGCGGCGAGCGCTCCCTGCTCGCCGTGGATCACGTCGGGCAGCACCAGCGATTCCGGCATCACCGCAGAGAAGTCCGGACGCGCCACGTCGACGATCCCGGGCGGAACGATCTGCTCGTCGAGCCGCCACGCGTTCGCGCTGCGCCGGTAGACCTGCATGAAATCGAATCCCGAGCGGGCAACGCGCTCGCGCAGGCCGGCCCGCTGGAGGCCGGCGGGGCCGGCCGCGTTCCATTCGGCCGCCCACGCGTCGGCCTGGGAGATCGCGACCGCGTCGAGGCGCGCGAGCGTCGCCTTCGAAACCTCGACGCCGGAATCCAGCGCCCGGCTCACGCCCGGGCGCACCCAGTGCTCGGTCGCCCGCCCGAGCTGATCGAGCGTGAACGCCGTGAACACCGCGGTGGGAATCAGCGCCAGCGCGAGGAGCGCGATCAGCAGCCGGGCGCGAAGAGTCACCGATCAGGCCCTGGGACTCAGTCCCCCGAGCTGACCGCAGGCGGCCCAGATCTCTCCACCCAATGTGTTGCGAATCATGACCGCCGGCGCGCGCGGATAGA contains:
- a CDS encoding ATP-binding protein, whose product is MTLRARLLIALLALALIPTAVFTAFTLDQLGRATEHWVRPGVSRALDSGVEVSKATLARLDAVAISQADAWAAEWNAAGPAGLQRAGLRERVARSGFDFMQVYRRSANAWRLDEQIVPPGIVDVARPDFSAVMPESLVLPDVIHGEQGALAAAAPAGSDVAIALGWWMAPDFFKQGEAVAEGAAHYQQLGVVVALQRKYTWLLVAGLGLALVIVALVLSSALAREMSRPIGELSAALERIAADDLSVRVSPSGARELRLLGESFNTMAERLADAREALQHAEREAAWREVAQYVAHEIKGMLTPLGARLETLRHSLASGPAAEADARREEFAAMERSLEDLARLAQQFSQYARLPKPKLEDVDLAALACSVAEGRGASASVTGTGPLAVRADRMLISRALDNLVLNAREASPPGSPVEVRVGPENGEAMVEVLDRGPGLPAGLRGRLFEPFVSTKRRGSGLGLALVRAIVQEHGGRIALEDREGGGARARVMLPLAG